A genomic region of Candidatus Eremiobacteraceae bacterium contains the following coding sequences:
- a CDS encoding peroxiredoxin, with product MEAKDFSRRSADFAAAGAVTAGISTDDAASHLAFAGRHALEVPLIADPGGAICAQLGIPVSAKGHATRTTIVVDKLGIVQRVYENVMPLGHADNVLSFVKTL from the coding sequence CTGGAAGCGAAAGACTTCAGTCGGCGGTCCGCCGACTTCGCGGCTGCCGGCGCCGTAACGGCCGGAATCTCCACCGATGACGCGGCCTCTCACCTTGCGTTCGCTGGTCGTCACGCGCTCGAAGTGCCGTTGATCGCCGATCCCGGCGGTGCGATCTGCGCGCAGCTCGGCATTCCGGTTTCGGCCAAGGGGCATGCAACGCGCACGACCATCGTGGTTGACAAACTCGGCATCGTTCAGCGCGTCTACGAAAACGTGATGCCGCTCGGCCACGCCGACAACGTGCTATCGTTCGTAAAGACGCTCTAA
- a CDS encoding diguanylate cyclase, with protein MENSPRAGGTASLLDRAELLALATKLGYAEFFRALCDALRARFEAEYVGVAVADDGEITRFRMIHESGGPANGTVAPVSSGLFARACDAPTDLVITADSIDAGRLPFPGGSMALAPLGATGRRFGVLAIASRLPDAFGGAADDIAAAADITALVAGALVAAGEAQDRAEELALLLDATRALSTERDLPKLFAQFHELVGGVMDARTFLIALGAPDGERIEYPYAVSDGNPIVIPTSPRSDTLCGHVFSRGRPLLMRTLEDFAGYPASAAGEGDDVRSAVYVPMRINDRTIGVISVQSEHDAAFTERDLELLVAIAEQGAIAVENSQYLQRAEQRARELKLLSEVSRALSAQLSLRTLCQTVCREVRRVMDAPIFLVSLLAGDRDTMHIEFIAEGDEEIELADYPLAGTLAEKVITSNEAIVLQNRAELTIGPSHILKTGGPTVRSLAMAPLRLADRCIGILTAQSYAEGAYKDSDVRLLNAIAEQMALAVQNAQMFREAQNRADRDPLTNLYHHRYLKTRLDEEIERARADESEVAVLMLDLDDFKLVNDTHGHPAGDEALRVLTGVLHATCRSADIVGRYGGDEFLVILPATGADRAHVIGARIRDAVSSRRLRLPSGAAVPLRASIGIATYPADGASASDLIQRADAALYHSKRHGRPVPALQRIGTTELRLEGNFSPVAELLAALLTRDPDSRIRLENANRLAKDVAAAFALSVPDAEGLLLASVLRDVGKIAIPEHVLRKPGPLTPAEYELVKRHATIGAMLVENIPAFEAVALAIRHHHERFDGSGYPDGLAGSSIPLLAKLLALLDAFLAMTCDRPHMPRVTAAEAAVAVRRAAGTQFDPDLVERFLGVATVGRR; from the coding sequence ATGGAGAATAGTCCCCGCGCCGGGGGCACCGCCTCGCTGCTCGACCGGGCGGAGCTGCTCGCGCTCGCCACCAAGCTCGGATACGCGGAATTCTTCCGCGCGCTGTGCGATGCGTTGCGCGCCCGGTTCGAGGCCGAATACGTCGGCGTCGCGGTCGCCGACGACGGCGAGATCACGCGCTTTCGGATGATCCACGAATCCGGCGGACCTGCGAACGGCACGGTCGCGCCGGTCAGCTCCGGGCTCTTTGCGCGCGCATGCGATGCACCGACGGATCTTGTGATCACGGCTGATTCGATCGATGCCGGACGCCTGCCGTTTCCCGGCGGATCGATGGCGCTCGCTCCGCTCGGCGCGACGGGCCGGCGTTTCGGCGTACTGGCGATCGCGAGCCGCTTGCCGGACGCGTTCGGCGGCGCGGCGGACGACATCGCGGCGGCCGCCGACATCACGGCATTGGTCGCTGGAGCGCTCGTCGCCGCCGGCGAGGCGCAAGATCGTGCGGAGGAACTCGCGCTGCTCCTCGACGCGACTCGCGCGCTCTCGACCGAGCGCGATCTTCCGAAACTCTTCGCGCAGTTCCACGAGCTCGTCGGGGGTGTGATGGATGCGCGCACGTTCCTCATCGCGCTCGGCGCGCCCGACGGCGAACGGATCGAATATCCATACGCTGTGAGCGACGGCAACCCGATCGTCATACCGACTTCTCCGCGCAGCGACACGCTGTGCGGCCACGTCTTCTCGCGAGGCCGGCCGCTGCTGATGCGCACGCTCGAGGACTTCGCAGGCTATCCCGCATCCGCAGCGGGCGAGGGCGACGACGTCCGGTCGGCCGTCTACGTGCCGATGCGGATCAACGACCGGACGATCGGCGTGATCTCGGTGCAGAGCGAACACGACGCCGCATTCACCGAACGAGATCTCGAATTGCTGGTCGCGATCGCGGAACAAGGTGCGATCGCCGTCGAAAATTCTCAATATCTCCAGCGCGCGGAGCAGCGCGCTCGCGAGCTGAAGCTGCTCTCGGAAGTCTCGCGTGCTCTTTCCGCTCAGCTCTCTCTTCGCACGCTCTGTCAGACGGTGTGCCGCGAGGTGCGCCGCGTGATGGATGCGCCGATCTTCCTCGTCAGCCTGCTCGCGGGCGATCGCGACACCATGCACATCGAATTCATCGCTGAAGGCGATGAGGAGATCGAGCTCGCCGATTACCCGCTCGCCGGCACGCTCGCTGAAAAGGTCATCACCTCAAACGAGGCGATCGTCTTGCAGAACCGCGCGGAGCTCACCATTGGGCCGAGCCACATCCTCAAGACCGGCGGTCCGACCGTCCGCTCTCTTGCGATGGCGCCGCTCCGATTGGCCGATCGCTGCATCGGAATATTGACCGCGCAATCATACGCGGAAGGTGCATATAAAGATTCGGATGTCCGTCTGCTCAACGCGATCGCAGAGCAGATGGCGCTCGCCGTGCAGAACGCACAGATGTTCCGCGAGGCGCAGAATCGCGCCGACCGCGATCCCCTCACGAATCTCTACCACCACCGCTATCTCAAGACGCGCCTCGACGAAGAGATCGAGCGGGCGCGCGCCGACGAAAGCGAAGTCGCCGTGCTCATGCTCGACCTCGACGACTTCAAGCTCGTCAACGACACCCACGGGCACCCGGCTGGCGACGAAGCGCTGCGCGTCCTCACCGGCGTTCTCCACGCGACATGCCGAAGCGCGGACATCGTGGGCCGCTACGGCGGGGACGAATTCCTCGTGATCCTGCCCGCCACGGGCGCCGATCGAGCGCACGTCATCGGCGCGCGTATCCGCGACGCCGTGAGCAGCCGTCGCCTACGGCTTCCGAGCGGTGCCGCGGTGCCGCTGCGCGCATCCATCGGCATCGCGACCTACCCCGCCGACGGCGCGAGCGCATCGGATCTGATCCAACGCGCCGATGCTGCGCTCTATCACAGCAAGCGACACGGCCGGCCGGTCCCCGCACTGCAGCGGATCGGCACGACCGAATTGCGGCTCGAGGGCAACTTCTCTCCCGTCGCTGAGCTGCTCGCCGCGCTCCTGACGCGCGATCCGGACTCTCGTATCCGGCTCGAGAACGCGAATCGCCTCGCGAAAGACGTGGCCGCCGCATTTGCGCTTTCGGTTCCAGACGCCGAGGGGCTGTTGCTCGCGAGCGTCCTGCGCGATGTGGGCAAGATCGCGATCCCCGAGCACGTCCTGAGAAAGCCGGGGCCGCTCACGCCCGCCGAATACGAACTGGTCAAGCGCCACGCGACGATCGGCGCCATGCTCGTCGAAAATATTCCGGCGTTTGAAGCGGTGGCTCTCGCCATCCGGCACCATCACGAGCGCTTCGACGGCAGCGGCTACCCTGACGGACTTGCGGGCAGTTCCATACCGCTTCTCGCCAAACTGCTGGCGCTGCTGGACGCTTTCTTGGCGATGACCTGTGACCGTCCTCACATGCCTCGCGTCACGGCGGCCGAAGCTGCGGTTGCCGTGCGCCGCGCTGCGGGCACGCAATTCGATCCGGATCTCGTCGAGCGATTCCTCGGAGTCGCGACCGTGGGGCGCCGTTGA
- a CDS encoding diguanylate cyclase, which produces MDTNAARVTPYYSSLLALAVEQPRSDFFPALKAALAERMPVDIFELTAVDADGARQVIYRHTPLRDAAVDESLVAAALKSGVAQVFSPDRRAHGHLHVAASSPASYVVAPLRTESGIRGYLTVGAHVQQPFDRLGIDDIIAAADVASLVLNAVTSSEAASARDEELRVLLDTARALSSERDLKRLFERVHGLVGGIMDASTFFIALAEWEKSTVSIPYCVDGGKVVEAGEYPIDGSASGSALRLGRPLILRTADDWQSMPSVLWGDGDPVEAALFAPLRIGDRLIGVISVQSAMQDAYSDRDLTLLVAIAEQAAIAVEHSYQLMHAEQQTRELTLLAEVSRALSTQLSLRSLYQTVCREVRRAMDATVFFVGLISSDGVMLSMEYCVQGDVEFSVDPVPLAQSIAFRVVSASAPLVLQTQPEIYAAPFRRLHYDGKFVHSIAMAPLRLGNRCLGVLSAQSYRERAYDETAVRLLSAIAEQMALAIQNAQLFTEAQNRADRDPLTGIYHHRYLKTRLDEEIKRAERAGTNLCVLMLDIDRFKLVNDNYGHPAGDEALRTLTSVLVATCRASDIVGRYGGDEFLIILPDGDEAQALRAAQRIREGLNSRVLQLRGMSIPLTASIGVAEYPRDGLRGSDLIARADAALYQSKRAGVPIGSGSAVSRRTVHLQGDFAPVHELLEALLARDPSTRAHLEQVNHLAALFAAKAALSSAQTQALLRASVLHDVGKIAIPDHVLCKPTSLTPEERQLVRRHPEIGAMLLEHIPGFADVAQAVLHHHERYDGRGYPRGLAGEEIPALSRAVSIIDAFSAMTDDRPYHKGMDKQAALAELRKHAGQQFDPVMVDLFASLVS; this is translated from the coding sequence GTGGATACAAACGCCGCCCGTGTCACCCCGTACTATTCGTCCCTGCTCGCGCTGGCGGTCGAGCAGCCGCGTTCGGATTTCTTTCCTGCGCTGAAAGCTGCGCTCGCCGAGCGCATGCCGGTCGATATCTTCGAGCTGACAGCCGTTGACGCGGACGGCGCCCGCCAAGTCATATATCGCCATACTCCCCTTCGCGATGCCGCGGTGGACGAATCGCTCGTCGCGGCCGCTCTAAAAAGCGGCGTCGCGCAGGTGTTTTCGCCTGACCGCCGGGCGCACGGGCATCTCCATGTCGCCGCTTCAAGCCCAGCGTCGTACGTCGTCGCGCCGCTTCGAACCGAATCGGGCATCCGCGGTTACTTGACCGTCGGCGCTCACGTCCAGCAGCCATTCGACCGACTTGGAATCGATGACATCATCGCCGCGGCAGATGTGGCTTCGCTCGTTCTCAATGCGGTGACCTCATCCGAAGCGGCGTCGGCACGCGACGAGGAGCTTCGCGTGCTACTCGACACCGCGCGCGCGCTTTCGTCCGAGCGCGACCTCAAGCGCTTGTTCGAACGTGTCCACGGTCTGGTCGGCGGCATCATGGACGCTTCAACGTTTTTTATCGCGTTGGCGGAATGGGAAAAGTCGACGGTCTCTATTCCGTACTGCGTTGACGGCGGCAAGGTCGTCGAAGCAGGCGAATATCCCATTGACGGCTCGGCGTCTGGTTCGGCACTGCGTCTAGGGCGGCCGCTCATCCTACGCACGGCCGATGACTGGCAGAGCATGCCGTCCGTGCTCTGGGGCGACGGGGATCCGGTGGAAGCCGCGCTCTTCGCGCCGTTGCGGATCGGCGATCGCTTGATCGGCGTCATCTCGGTGCAGAGCGCGATGCAGGACGCGTATAGCGACCGAGACCTCACTCTCCTCGTTGCGATCGCAGAACAGGCCGCGATCGCCGTCGAGCATTCGTATCAGCTCATGCACGCCGAACAGCAGACCCGGGAGCTCACCTTGCTGGCCGAGGTCTCGCGCGCGCTCTCCACACAGCTCAGCCTGCGATCGCTGTATCAGACGGTCTGCCGCGAAGTCCGGCGGGCGATGGACGCGACGGTTTTCTTCGTCGGATTGATCTCATCCGATGGCGTCATGCTGTCTATGGAATATTGCGTGCAGGGCGACGTGGAATTCAGCGTGGATCCCGTGCCGCTTGCGCAATCCATCGCGTTCCGCGTGGTCAGCGCGAGCGCGCCGCTCGTGCTTCAGACGCAGCCCGAGATCTATGCCGCTCCGTTCCGCCGCCTCCACTACGACGGGAAATTCGTCCATTCGATCGCGATGGCGCCGCTGCGTCTCGGCAACCGCTGCTTGGGTGTCCTGTCGGCACAGTCGTACCGCGAGCGAGCATACGATGAAACCGCCGTGCGACTCTTGTCGGCGATCGCGGAACAGATGGCGCTCGCGATACAAAATGCGCAGCTGTTCACCGAAGCGCAAAACCGCGCCGATCGCGACCCATTGACCGGCATCTACCACCATCGCTATCTCAAGACGCGGCTGGATGAAGAGATAAAACGCGCGGAGCGAGCCGGAACCAATCTCTGCGTGCTGATGCTCGACATCGATCGCTTCAAGCTCGTCAACGACAACTATGGCCATCCCGCCGGCGATGAGGCGCTTCGCACCCTCACATCCGTGCTCGTCGCGACGTGCCGTGCGTCGGATATCGTCGGCCGCTACGGCGGCGACGAGTTCCTCATCATTCTCCCCGATGGCGATGAGGCACAGGCGCTGCGCGCCGCGCAGCGCATCCGCGAAGGGCTGAACTCCCGGGTGCTGCAGCTGCGCGGGATGAGCATCCCGCTGACCGCGTCTATCGGCGTCGCCGAATATCCGCGCGACGGGTTACGTGGCAGCGATCTCATCGCGCGTGCGGATGCCGCGCTCTATCAGAGCAAACGTGCCGGCGTGCCGATCGGCAGCGGAAGTGCCGTTTCGCGCAGGACCGTCCATCTGCAGGGCGACTTTGCGCCGGTCCATGAGCTTCTCGAAGCGCTTCTCGCTCGCGACCCGTCGACGCGCGCGCATCTCGAACAGGTGAACCACCTTGCCGCGCTATTCGCCGCGAAGGCCGCACTGTCGTCCGCGCAGACGCAAGCTCTGCTTCGCGCGAGCGTCCTGCACGACGTCGGCAAGATCGCGATTCCGGATCACGTGCTCTGCAAGCCGACGAGCCTCACCCCAGAAGAGCGGCAGCTCGTGCGCCGTCATCCGGAGATCGGGGCCATGCTGCTCGAACATATCCCCGGTTTTGCAGATGTCGCGCAAGCAGTGCTTCACCACCACGAGCGCTACGATGGGCGCGGCTATCCGCGCGGACTCGCCGGCGAAGAGATACCCGCGCTCTCGCGCGCCGTCAGTATCATCGATGCGTTCTCAGCCATGACGGATGACCGGCCGTATCACAAAGGGATGGACAAGCAAGCCGCGCTTGCCGAACTGAGAAAACATGCCGGGCAACAATTCGATCCGGTGATGGTGGACCTGTTCGCATCGTTGGTTTCCTGA
- a CDS encoding FAD-binding oxidoreductase, whose amino-acid sequence MKDRLTVHPDDCAAFAIAGRVPTVVASPKSFEQAAAALQACAREGARVVIRGQGTKSAQPPAPAALDVVVDVSSVAKSIYIRADDLTAVASSSVRIADLRAALTAKERFFPCDVPFAADATVGGALAAGSNGALAARFGGLRDNILGMRVALSDGSRAFAGSHVVKSVAGFDSHKLFIGSRGTLGFIGEAVLKLAPIPPDERALVARFADPQNACAAALDVAAAPVFPYAVTLHCPRSAQRIAALTALTRPDEWLAVYRFGGLRRAVGRAVETVRQTCAQHGCSATDVLDRGGVERAWVDIAELAGGRMYPATGWCAYRIACLPSEVPSVLAAAAAAWPALEISAHPTMGVVFAHVPADVAVDAPGLWRSVGAAAGSAICTSAPPGRTDFAMPPRSYAPYALFRRLKSEFDASGTLDPGRMLGAV is encoded by the coding sequence GTGAAAGATCGGCTCACGGTCCATCCCGATGATTGCGCGGCGTTTGCGATCGCCGGCCGCGTTCCGACCGTGGTCGCTTCTCCGAAGTCGTTCGAGCAAGCCGCCGCCGCGCTCCAGGCTTGCGCACGAGAAGGCGCACGAGTCGTCATCCGCGGCCAGGGTACGAAGTCTGCGCAGCCCCCGGCCCCTGCTGCGCTCGACGTCGTCGTCGACGTCTCATCGGTCGCAAAGTCGATCTACATTCGTGCCGACGACCTGACTGCAGTCGCCTCGAGCAGCGTTCGAATCGCCGATCTGCGTGCGGCGCTCACCGCTAAGGAGCGATTCTTCCCGTGCGACGTGCCGTTCGCGGCCGATGCGACGGTTGGCGGCGCGCTCGCCGCCGGATCGAACGGCGCGCTTGCCGCGCGATTCGGCGGCTTGCGCGACAACATTCTCGGCATGCGTGTCGCGTTGTCGGATGGATCGCGCGCGTTCGCCGGGTCTCATGTCGTCAAGAGCGTTGCGGGATTCGACTCCCACAAGCTCTTCATCGGATCGCGCGGCACGCTCGGCTTCATCGGAGAGGCGGTCCTCAAGCTTGCCCCGATCCCGCCCGATGAACGCGCGCTCGTCGCGCGCTTCGCGGACCCGCAAAACGCTTGCGCGGCGGCGCTCGACGTCGCAGCCGCGCCTGTGTTTCCGTATGCGGTCACGCTGCACTGCCCGCGCTCGGCGCAACGCATCGCGGCTTTGACGGCTCTGACACGGCCCGATGAGTGGCTGGCGGTCTACCGCTTTGGCGGACTCCGCCGCGCGGTCGGTCGTGCCGTCGAAACAGTTCGGCAGACGTGCGCCCAGCACGGTTGCTCGGCGACGGATGTGCTCGACCGCGGCGGCGTGGAGCGCGCGTGGGTAGACATTGCCGAGCTGGCGGGCGGGCGGATGTATCCGGCGACCGGATGGTGCGCTTATCGCATCGCTTGCCTGCCCTCTGAAGTCCCATCGGTGCTCGCGGCAGCGGCAGCCGCGTGGCCTGCGCTTGAGATCAGCGCACATCCGACTATGGGAGTGGTCTTCGCGCACGTGCCCGCCGATGTCGCGGTCGATGCGCCCGGTCTTTGGCGTTCGGTCGGCGCCGCGGCCGGAAGCGCGATCTGCACGTCGGCTCCGCCCGGCCGCACGGACTTCGCGATGCCGCCGCGCAGTTACGCGCCGTATGCGCTTTTCCGCCGGCTCAAGAGTGAATTCGACGCTTCCGGCACCCTCGACCCAGGGCGCATGCTCGGCGCAGTCTGA
- a CDS encoding glycosyltransferase family A protein, with the protein MSSKTRTSSTTDTKKKKRKKRNPIPTIRTTVSDTSDPLATQRQSEAPGLVLLCAVQWAAAVLVGIAAVFAALDAREGRRARPRADAGVPVDDGRRVSVIGPMRNEARNIRGWLDDIGAQGEIVGEIIISDDDSTDETLSIAYEAALSDARVRVIEGAPPDGWVGKTSACERAARVARGPWFLFSDADMRMARGTIDVAIAAAEAYGADVCSLTATLECNTFLERVVMPTMATVIMSAHPLSLIHDARSPVGLVWGGFLLVRRSAYFAVGGHAAVRGEIAEDRALAERFKAFGYRIRLFDGHDLIRVRMYQGTREMWLGWRKNVYEGVRRNPIAASLFAVAQMATLVVPLPALALLGLTRLTRRLRPLESKLAMYCAASAAGCVVTRTLRDRSIGANPLTALGAPIAGAFIAGVMLAAAWRDLTGRGQVWKDRVIF; encoded by the coding sequence ATGAGTTCGAAGACGAGGACGAGTTCGACGACGGATACGAAGAAGAAGAAGAGGAAGAAGAGGAATCCCATTCCGACGATTCGGACAACGGTTTCTGATACGTCCGATCCCCTAGCGACACAACGCCAGAGCGAGGCCCCCGGCCTCGTTCTGCTGTGTGCCGTCCAGTGGGCGGCTGCCGTTCTCGTCGGCATCGCGGCGGTCTTCGCTGCACTCGATGCGCGCGAGGGACGCCGCGCGCGGCCCCGTGCCGATGCCGGGGTTCCGGTCGATGACGGTCGCCGAGTCTCGGTCATCGGGCCCATGCGCAACGAAGCGCGCAACATTCGAGGTTGGCTTGACGATATCGGCGCGCAAGGCGAGATCGTCGGCGAGATCATCATCTCCGATGACGATTCGACCGATGAGACGCTCTCGATAGCGTACGAAGCCGCACTGTCCGACGCGCGCGTGCGCGTCATCGAAGGCGCGCCGCCGGACGGCTGGGTCGGAAAGACTTCAGCGTGCGAGCGAGCGGCTCGTGTCGCTCGCGGACCGTGGTTTTTGTTCAGCGACGCGGACATGCGTATGGCGCGCGGAACGATCGACGTCGCGATCGCCGCTGCCGAAGCATACGGTGCCGACGTGTGCTCGCTTACCGCGACGCTCGAATGCAACACGTTTCTGGAAAGGGTCGTCATGCCGACGATGGCGACGGTCATCATGTCGGCGCATCCGCTCTCCCTGATCCACGACGCTCGTTCGCCCGTCGGACTCGTCTGGGGCGGGTTTCTGCTCGTTCGTCGCAGCGCGTATTTCGCGGTCGGCGGACACGCCGCCGTCAGAGGTGAGATCGCAGAAGACCGCGCACTTGCAGAGCGCTTCAAGGCATTCGGCTATCGGATCCGTCTGTTCGACGGTCACGATCTGATTCGCGTCCGCATGTATCAAGGCACGCGAGAGATGTGGCTCGGATGGCGCAAGAACGTCTACGAAGGCGTACGAAGAAATCCGATCGCCGCGAGCCTCTTCGCTGTTGCGCAAATGGCGACGCTCGTCGTGCCGCTGCCCGCGCTCGCGCTACTCGGCCTCACCCGGCTCACCCGGCGCCTGCGGCCGCTGGAAAGCAAACTCGCGATGTATTGCGCGGCGTCAGCAGCCGGCTGCGTCGTCACGCGAACGCTTCGAGACCGCTCGATCGGCGCGAATCCGCTGACCGCTTTAGGGGCGCCGATCGCCGGCGCGTTCATCGCCGGCGTCATGCTCGCCGCGGCGTGGCGCGATCTGACCGGCCGCGGTCAGGTATGGAAAGACCGCGTCATTTTCTGA
- a CDS encoding heterodisulfide reductase-related iron-sulfur binding cluster, with amino-acid sequence MEIVESAAHAAGSERPTLAELDVCTRCGMCEQACPTYRLLGVEADSPRGRIFMMKDVAEGRATVDAFLAEHLYACLGCRACETACPSGVNFGHLLELGRAQVEAGAPPVPGRTGWRFFRDFLTRRLLPNRALTAAILAPARFISRHRSARRFLLALPLPARMRTMIAMLPDAPVRGGALPATIPAAGERRARVGLFLGCVMNELYPHVHAATVRVLRRQGFEIAVPPNQWCCGALNVHAGERTRAKSMARSVIDAFDAAAVEMIVTNSAGCGAMLKEYGELLCDDPEYAERARRFSTIVRDVTEVLRPLSPGDGAVPGGSRATYQDACHLAHAQKIREQPRALLRSIGRVEFTEMADSDRCCGAAGLHALTHPEIAAQLADEKIDNAVAAGADTIVVCNPGCDMHLRAAIERRGLALTVRHLLELVDEAYAGAAGAPITR; translated from the coding sequence ATGGAGATCGTCGAGAGCGCAGCGCACGCAGCCGGCTCCGAGCGCCCGACGCTTGCCGAGCTCGACGTATGTACGCGCTGCGGCATGTGCGAACAAGCATGTCCGACCTATCGGCTGCTCGGCGTGGAGGCCGACTCGCCGCGCGGGCGCATTTTCATGATGAAGGACGTCGCCGAGGGACGCGCGACCGTCGATGCATTCTTGGCCGAACATCTCTACGCGTGCCTCGGATGCCGCGCGTGCGAAACTGCGTGCCCGTCCGGCGTGAATTTTGGACATCTGCTCGAGCTCGGCCGAGCGCAGGTCGAAGCCGGCGCACCGCCGGTACCCGGACGCACGGGCTGGCGATTCTTCCGCGATTTCCTCACACGGCGGCTTCTGCCGAATCGCGCACTCACGGCGGCGATCCTCGCGCCGGCTCGGTTCATCTCGCGCCATAGATCCGCGCGCAGATTTCTGCTCGCGCTTCCGTTACCGGCGCGCATGCGGACGATGATCGCGATGCTGCCGGACGCGCCGGTCCGTGGAGGCGCCCTTCCGGCCACGATACCAGCCGCCGGCGAACGCCGCGCGCGCGTCGGTCTGTTCCTTGGCTGTGTGATGAACGAACTCTATCCGCACGTGCACGCTGCGACCGTGCGCGTGCTTCGGCGCCAAGGTTTTGAAATCGCCGTGCCGCCGAACCAGTGGTGTTGCGGGGCGCTCAACGTGCACGCCGGCGAGCGCACGCGCGCGAAATCGATGGCGCGCTCGGTGATCGACGCGTTCGATGCTGCTGCGGTTGAAATGATCGTCACCAACAGCGCCGGCTGCGGCGCCATGCTCAAAGAATATGGCGAGCTGCTTTGCGATGATCCCGAATACGCTGAACGGGCACGGCGTTTTTCGACGATCGTGCGAGACGTCACGGAAGTACTGCGGCCTCTTTCGCCGGGCGACGGTGCGGTGCCGGGCGGGTCGCGCGCGACGTATCAAGATGCTTGTCACCTCGCGCATGCCCAGAAGATCCGCGAACAGCCGCGCGCGCTCTTGCGAAGCATCGGACGCGTCGAATTCACAGAAATGGCCGATTCCGACCGCTGCTGCGGAGCAGCCGGACTGCACGCGCTTACCCACCCGGAGATCGCTGCCCAACTCGCCGATGAAAAAATCGACAATGCCGTAGCCGCGGGCGCTGACACCATCGTCGTATGCAATCCCGGCTGCGACATGCACTTGCGAGCGGCAATCGAGCGGCGCGGGCTCGCCTTGACGGTCCGCCACCTGTTGGAATTGGTCGATGAGGCATACGCCGGCGCCGCCGGGGCGCCGATAACCCGTTAA
- a CDS encoding FAD-linked oxidase C-terminal domain-containing protein, translating to MDARLRERLTAIVGERNALWTPGDLRSYGYDASIERALPEMVVLPRDAAQTASIVVACREAKVPFVARGAGTGLSGGAIAERGGIVIATVHLDRILEIDERNLFAVVEPGVVNSVLCAAVAGRGLRYVPDPSSMAACTIGGNVAENSGGLHCLAYGVTANHILGIELVTPEGDVVWLGGKTRENYGYDLLGAFVGSEGTCGIATKICVRLCPLPAGSKTMLCVFDDIDGASQAVSDVISSGIVPAALEMMDKTATGAIEEFAHAGFPIDAAAILIVEADGPDDVADEITAAVRAVCERNGAREVRIARDAAEAARIWKGRKAAFGAMGRLSANYYVQDGVIPRSRLPQVLRDVEAAGARAGLRIANVFHAGDGNLHPLILFDDRISGELDGALRAGAEILEACVRNGGSITGEHGVGLEKRDCMPLQFSPDDLALMRRVRDTFDPDGLCNPGKVFPTSRRCGESSRRVDRGEVDPAGARAAGVAF from the coding sequence ATGGATGCAAGGCTGCGCGAGCGGCTGACGGCGATCGTCGGCGAACGAAACGCTCTTTGGACGCCGGGTGACTTGCGCTCGTACGGCTACGACGCCTCGATTGAACGCGCGCTCCCCGAAATGGTTGTCCTTCCACGGGATGCGGCACAAACCGCATCGATCGTCGTCGCCTGTCGTGAAGCCAAGGTGCCGTTCGTCGCGCGCGGTGCGGGTACGGGACTTTCAGGCGGCGCCATCGCCGAGCGCGGCGGTATCGTGATCGCCACCGTACATCTTGATCGAATTCTGGAAATCGACGAGCGCAATCTCTTTGCAGTGGTCGAGCCTGGTGTTGTGAACTCGGTCCTGTGCGCGGCCGTCGCCGGCCGCGGCTTGCGCTACGTTCCCGATCCGTCAAGCATGGCGGCGTGCACGATCGGCGGCAATGTCGCCGAAAATTCCGGCGGGCTTCATTGCCTCGCGTACGGTGTGACCGCGAATCACATCTTGGGTATCGAACTCGTCACGCCCGAAGGGGACGTCGTCTGGCTCGGCGGCAAGACGCGCGAGAACTACGGCTACGATCTTCTGGGCGCATTCGTCGGCTCCGAAGGCACGTGCGGCATCGCGACAAAGATATGCGTCCGGCTTTGTCCGCTGCCCGCCGGATCAAAGACGATGTTGTGCGTCTTCGACGACATCGATGGAGCATCGCAAGCCGTATCGGACGTCATCTCGTCGGGCATCGTGCCGGCGGCACTCGAGATGATGGACAAGACCGCGACCGGAGCGATCGAAGAATTCGCGCATGCCGGTTTTCCGATCGATGCGGCGGCCATACTGATCGTCGAAGCGGATGGACCGGATGACGTCGCAGACGAGATCACCGCCGCCGTTCGAGCCGTCTGCGAGCGCAACGGCGCGCGCGAGGTGCGGATCGCTCGCGATGCCGCGGAAGCCGCCCGCATCTGGAAGGGCCGCAAGGCGGCTTTCGGGGCGATGGGGCGCTTGAGCGCAAACTACTATGTGCAGGACGGCGTGATACCGCGCAGCCGTTTGCCGCAAGTGCTGCGCGACGTCGAGGCGGCGGGCGCACGGGCCGGACTGCGCATCGCGAACGTTTTCCACGCAGGCGACGGCAATCTCCATCCTTTGATTCTTTTCGACGATAGGATTTCGGGCGAGCTGGACGGCGCGCTGCGGGCCGGCGCCGAGATCCTGGAGGCGTGCGTGCGCAACGGCGGCAGCATCACAGGCGAGCACGGCGTCGGGCTTGAGAAGCGAGACTGCATGCCGCTGCAGTTCAGTCCGGATGACCTGGCGCTGATGCGACGCGTGCGAGACACGTTCGATCCTGATGGGCTGTGCAATCCGGGCAAGGTCTTCCCGACTTCGCGGCGTTGCGGCGAATCATCGCGGCGCGTCGACCGGGGCGAAGTCGACCCGGCTGGCGCGCGCGCGGCAGGTGTCGCGTTTTGA